The sequence CCGACGAGCTTATCGGAAACTTTACCGCGTCGACATCGACAAAGAACGGGGTTACGGACAGCGCTCTGACGGAGATCTTCAACGAGCTCAACAGGATCCGTGATGAACGCGTGGACGCCAAAGAATTGCAGATGGCAAAGAATTATATGAGCGGTTCATTTGTGCGGGGGCTTGAACACGCAAATACCGTTGCCGAAGAGGCCACCGCGATCGAGCGTTACAACCTGCCGAAAGATTACTATAAAACATACCTGAAGCGTCTCGATTCCGTCACCGCCGAGGACGTCCAGGCCGCTGCGAAAAAATACCTTGAACCGAATGCGATGACGATCATCGTCGTCGGCTCCGCGCAGGAGGTCAAGGCGAAGCTGACAAAGTTCGGACCGGTCGCCGTGTATGACGAAGACGGGAACCTCATCGTCGAAAAAAGGGCACCGGCGGTGACGATGACGGCGGAGGAGATTTTCGCAAAGTCGATCGAGAAGAGCGGCGGCAAGGCAAAGCTGAAGGGGATGAAGGATAAAACGATCGAATTAAGCGGGAAGATCCAGAATATGGACGTCAAGCTGAAAGTTGTTCAGAAGGCCCCGAACAAACTATACGCCGAAACGGAAATGGTCGGGATGTTCAAGCAGCGGCAGGGGTTTGACGGAAAAAAGGGATGGGCTGCGTCTCCGCAAGGGACAAAGGACCTTGAAGGGGAACAGCTCGACGACATCCGCATCGAATCGACGTTTGATTTCTACGGCAACTACAAAGCGTTGGGGTTCAAGGCAGACGTCAGCGGAGTTCAGGTCGTGAAAGGAAAGGAATGTTACGAAATTACCTTCACGAACGATTCGGGGAAAACGATGAAGCAGTACTTCGGGACGGAGGACTTCCTCAAATACCGCGAAGTGAAAACACTCCCGACCCCGAACGGCCCGATCGCACAGACAACCGATTTTTCGGACTATAAGGATTTCAACGGTTACCTTGCCCCCGCAAAAATGGAGCAATCGGTTATGGGACAGACCTTCGAATTTACGACGGATAAGTACGAGGTCAACAAAGGGATCAGCGACAAGATCTTCAAAAAGCCTCTGCAGTAGATTAATTCTTCCTTGCATAGGCCTTCCCGGGAATCCGGCGGGGGCCTATGCTTTGTACACCCCCCCCTTGCTCCTGCGCACGATGTTACGCGTATCGACGATTGGAACGGTGAACCGTTCGAAGTCGATCTTCTTGTATTCGTTGTGGGCGGTGGCCACGAGAATGAGGTCAAAATTGTCCGAGATCTCGACCGATCTTCTTCCGGCAAATCTAGGAAATTCGCGGGTGTGTTTGATCGCCGGGATGTAGGGATCGTTGTAGCTGACGGCCGCTCCGCGCTCTTCGAGCTTCTCGATCAAATGGTATGAAGGGGATTCGCGGTCGTCGTCAACATTCGCTTTGTACGCGAGGCCGAGCATCAAGATTTTTGCCCCCTTCAGAGGTTTCCCGACTTCATTAAGCGCTTCCATCACGCGCGTGACGACAAACTCCGGCATGGCAGTGTTGATCTCTCCGGCGAGCTCGATGAATTTCGTCGTGACGCCGAACTCCCGCGCTTTCCACGTTAAATAGAACGGATCGATGGGGATACAATGTCCGCCCAAACCCGGCCCCGGATAGAACGGCATGAAGCCGAACGGCTTGGTCTTCGCCGCATCGATGACGTCCCATACATCGATCCCCATTTTCATGAACGTCGTTTTCAGTTCATTGACCAGCGCGATGTTGACGGCGCGAAAAATATTCTCAACAAGCTTGGTCGCTTCCGCCACTTTCACGCTCGAGACCGGAACGGTCCTGACGACGATCTGTTTATAGACCGCGTCGACGACCGCAAGGCCGTCGGGCGTCGTTGAGCCGACGACCTTGGGAATCGTTTCAGTGGTATAATCGGGGTTGTTGGGATCTTCCCGCTCGGGCGAAAAGGCGACATAAAAATCCTTATCGACTTTCAATCCGTTCTTTTCAAGAATGGGCACCATCACTTCTTCCGTAGTGCCGGGATAAGTTGTCGACTCAAGCACGACCATCTGCCCTCTCCGCAGATGCGGCGCGATCGCTTCGCAGGTCGAGACGATGAACGACATATCCGGCTCGCGATTTTTGTTCAGCGGCGTCGGCACGGCGATGAGGATGGCGTCGCATTCCTTCAGCCGCGAAAAATCGGTCGTCACGCTGAACCGCCCGGAATCGACCGCGCGTTTGATCCTCTCCGAAGGAATATGCTTGATGTACGATTTCCCTTTCGCAAGGGAATCGACCTTCGAGCCGTCGATGTCGAAACCGATCGAGCGGAAACCCTTCTCCACAAAACAATGGAGGAGCGGGAGTCCGACGTATCCCAATCCAATCACGCCGACGACGAATGATTTGTTTTCAATTTTTTGCAAAAGCTCGGATTTCATAGAGAGTGCGTTGTGTTAAGTTCGTGATGCCGTGTGAATTATGTTCCAGAGGTAATTCCTTCTACGATAACGAATAAGTCCGCCACTAAGCCCTTTGATCCTTGATGCCTTTTTGACCATGCCTTGAAATATCACCGCGTCAATTTGCCGGACATCCAACGCAAAACACAACAACGGCCGCACTATGCACGGGCAGCGCTCTTTTCATACCACTCGATCGTCCGGCGGATCCCTTCCCGTAGGGGGACCGAGGCTCTCCATCCCAATGCATTGATTTTGCCGACGTCGAGCAGCTTCCGCGGCATACCGTCCGGCTTTGTGACATCGAAGCCGATCCGTCCCGTGAACCCTGTCATTTCCCCGATGAGATGAGCCAAATCAAAGATCGAAATATCTTCTCCGCAGCCGATATTGATGATCTCGCTGCTGTCATACCGTTCCATGAGGAAGACACACGCGTTCGCGAGATCGTCGACATACAAAAATTCCCTCTTGGCCTTGCCGGTCCCCCAGAGCATCACCGAATCCGACCGCGAATTGCGGGCGTCGATGAATTTTCTGATGAGTGCCGGCAGCACGTGCGAATTTTGCAGGTCAAAGTTGTCGTTCGGGCCGTACAAATTCGTCGGCATCACGGAGATAAAATTTGTTCCATATTGCTTATTGTACGCCTGGCACATTTTGATGCCGGCGATTTTC is a genomic window of Bacteroidota bacterium containing:
- a CDS encoding pitrilysin family protein, whose product is MKKSFSVSAALLCLIFSLSQAQLDRSKIPGPGPAPAIAFPDYDVLTTPNGIRVIIVKNTELPTVSISLLIDRKPDVEKGDAGCIDIAGQLLRTGTTTRTKDQLDDEIDLIGGDLSSSGTNVYASGLSRNTEKLFALMSDITLHPSFPQDELDKIITQTKSGLQYRKTDPSMIVDVVRKKVMYGAEHPYGEVETETTVGNVTREKCINAYNTYFKSNYAIMAVVGDVEKDSVMNLVNKYFGAWATGTIASPVFAAPQRPDKVHVAFVDRPSSVQSVVRVAEVVNLPRVSPDVLPAQVMNTILGGGIFRLFVNLREKHAYTYGAYSSLNADELIGNFTASTSTKNGVTDSALTEIFNELNRIRDERVDAKELQMAKNYMSGSFVRGLEHANTVAEEATAIERYNLPKDYYKTYLKRLDSVTAEDVQAAAKKYLEPNAMTIIVVGSAQEVKAKLTKFGPVAVYDEDGNLIVEKRAPAVTMTAEEIFAKSIEKSGGKAKLKGMKDKTIELSGKIQNMDVKLKVVQKAPNKLYAETEMVGMFKQRQGFDGKKGWAASPQGTKDLEGEQLDDIRIESTFDFYGNYKALGFKADVSGVQVVKGKECYEITFTNDSGKTMKQYFGTEDFLKYREVKTLPTPNGPIAQTTDFSDYKDFNGYLAPAKMEQSVMGQTFEFTTDKYEVNKGISDKIFKKPLQ
- a CDS encoding nucleotide sugar dehydrogenase, with translation MKSELLQKIENKSFVVGVIGLGYVGLPLLHCFVEKGFRSIGFDIDGSKVDSLAKGKSYIKHIPSERIKRAVDSGRFSVTTDFSRLKECDAILIAVPTPLNKNREPDMSFIVSTCEAIAPHLRRGQMVVLESTTYPGTTEEVMVPILEKNGLKVDKDFYVAFSPEREDPNNPDYTTETIPKVVGSTTPDGLAVVDAVYKQIVVRTVPVSSVKVAEATKLVENIFRAVNIALVNELKTTFMKMGIDVWDVIDAAKTKPFGFMPFYPGPGLGGHCIPIDPFYLTWKAREFGVTTKFIELAGEINTAMPEFVVTRVMEALNEVGKPLKGAKILMLGLAYKANVDDDRESPSYHLIEKLEERGAAVSYNDPYIPAIKHTREFPRFAGRRSVEISDNFDLILVATAHNEYKKIDFERFTVPIVDTRNIVRRSKGGVYKA
- a CDS encoding GDP-L-fucose synthase, which codes for MEYKSKIYVAGHRGLVGSAITRALRASGYSNIASRTHEELELENQQAVRDFFEKEKPEYVFLAAAIVGGIYANDTYPAEFIFDNLQIQNNVIHSSYLYKVKKLCFLGSSCIYPKFAPQPIKEEYFLDGKLEPTNDAYAVAKIAGIKMCQAYNKQYGTNFISVMPTNLYGPNDNFDLQNSHVLPALIRKFIDARNSRSDSVMLWGTGKAKREFLYVDDLANACVFLMERYDSSEIINIGCGEDISIFDLAHLIGEMTGFTGRIGFDVTKPDGMPRKLLDVGKINALGWRASVPLREGIRRTIEWYEKSAARA